Below is a window of Pseudomonadota bacterium DNA.
CCGGCAGCCGGCACCGCCACCCCGACCGGAGCCTGAAAATCAACCCCGCCATGGGGATTCCGCGGGGCCCCGTTTAAAAAACGGCGGCGCCCGAAAGGCGAGGTAATCGCGGTCGTCAACGGCGTTTCCAGCCCCCGAGCGAAAGCCAGCTCCGGAAAAGAACCGGCGTAGACACAACTCAGCTTCTCCCGGTCACGTTGAATGCGCTCCAGGGTTTCCGGTAGCGTCGGGGTCGCCATTTCGCCGGCCACCGTCAAGTGCTGTTCACCGTAGTCATGCGCGGCCACGATGATCGACAAGGCCGGAATTTCAGTCATCAGGCCCTTGAAACCCAGCCGATAAGAACCGGGCCGCACCTCCAGACCGATCGCGACCACGCCCCGCCAGCCCCCGGATACCGGTTCCAACATAAAATCACGATCGCAAAAAATCATTTTCAGAGCCGGCAACTCAGGATCGATTCCGGGCGCAGCTTGCAAGGCGACAATCAGGGCCTGACCGGGGCGGGGCTGCGCGGGGAGATAAAAAGCCTTGAAACAGCCGAGTTCAACCTCGGTAAAACCGGCCCGCGCCAAACTTGGCGCCGCGCTGAAAAGACAAGTCAGGCCCGCTACAACCAGAAGAAAACGGGCCCCGGTTTTTCTGAAAAACCGCCCGCGCCGCAAAAAAATCCGTTTATTCATCGGCATTGGTCTTTTCCATTCTTTCCGGCGCAAACGGAATCACTCGCTCGACCCGGCATCGCGCCCCACCTTGATGAAAACGCAAGTCCAGAAGTTCACCCGGATGTAGTTCGGCGCAGTTTCTGACGACAACGCCGGTCCCGGTTTTCTCAACCACCGCGTAGCCCCGGGCGAGCACCGCCAGGGGATTTCCGGCCCGCAACCGGTCACCGGCGGCGGCCAGCCGAATTTTCCGGCCATGCAACTGCCGGCTCCAGGCCCGCTGAAGACGCCCGGCAAAAGTTTCGATTTTCAGGTTCAAGGAATCCAGCCGCAAGCCGGGAGAAACCTGCCGCAAACAATGCTCCCGGGTCGCAAGCTGCTGGTGGACCAGACGCAGACGATGCCGCAAGCCGGCAAAAAAACGAGCCTTGAGCTCCAGCAGGCGCCGGCGCGACAAAAGCAAAGACCCAGCCCCGCGATCCAGCCCCAAAGCCAGCATCTGCAGACGTCGACGCTCCCGGGTCGTCTGCAAACGGCCGCTCTGCAAGAGACGCCGGCGCAGATGATGAAGACGATCGACCATCTCCCGCCGACTACCGATAACCATCTCGGCCGCCGCGGAAGGAGTCGGGGCCCGCAAATCGGCGACAAAATCGGCAATCGTGAAATCGATTTCGTGCCCTACGGCGCTGATCAGGGGAATCGAACCGGCGGCAATCGCCCGGGCGACCCGTTCATCGTTAAAAGGCTGCAGATCTTCGTAAGAGCCGCCGCCCCGGGCCAGAATAATCGTATCGACTCGTTCCCGCCAATATCGTTCAAGGCGTTCCAGAGCGGCGCAGATCTCGCCTGCGGCCCGCTCACCTTGCACCACCACCGGCACGACAATAATCTCAACTCCGGCGAAACGGCGGCCGATAACCTGCAGGATATCGTGAACCGCGGCCCCGGTCGGCGAGGTTACCAGAGCCAGGGTCCGGGGCAACAAAGGAATCGCTTTTTTTCGCTCCGGACGGAAAAGACCTTCGCTTTCCAGTTTAGCCTTCAACGCGGCAAAGGCCCGCCAGAGCTCCCCGAGTCCCTGGGGCTCCAAGCGGCTGACAATCATCTGGTACTCACCCCGAGGCTCATAAAGAGAGATGCGCCCCCGGCAGAGCACCAGGTCGCCCTCCTGCAAACGATAAGCTGAGGCGAAACGCTGCTGCCGGAAAAAGACGGCCTTGAGCTGAGACCTCTCATCTTTTAACGTGAAATAACAGTGCCCGGAAACCGGAGTGCGCAAGGTCGAAATTTCACCCGCGACCCAGACCGGAGTGAAATTGTCTTCCAGCACCAGGCGAATATCGCCGGTCAGCTGCGAAACGCTGTAAACATGCCGCTCCTCTTGTCCCTCGACCGCCTCGCCAAGTTGATCAAGCCAGAATTCATCCGGAAACTGCGCCATTGTCATTTCTTCTCGGCTATGGGCCACTGCGCCACATTTCTTGTTTAAGGAGATCACGCCATGCCGAAGGCAGGGGTTGAATACTCCCGGCCCGGCGCGTCCATGATTATCTTATCCCCCCGCCTTAGTCAAGCCGACAATTCAGCCGGGCTCCGCGCACCGGCCGCGGCGGCTCTGGCAAAAAACCTGCTTTTCCACAAAAACTCTGGCCTGTCCTCGGGACTTCGCGGAAATTCAGTTTCAGCGAGACAACTTCCTGAGCAGAATCCGATTTCAGTTTTTAAAAGCCCGGAACCATTTATTTTTCCTTGAATTTTAGCCTTTTCCCTGATAACATGCCTTCGGTTTGCAACCACCCTCTGAATTAACCGGTTGCCACGCGCCTCAAGCCTGGAAAACGCCCAGAACCTACCTTGCTGATGCGCGTGCGATTTCAACCTTTCGAACTCCCGTAACCAAACAGGAACTTCATTAATGTTCAGCTCATTATTCGGTTTATTTTCCAGCGACCTGGCTATCGACCTCGGCACCGCCAACACCCTGGTTTACGTTAAGGGTAAAGGGATTGTTATCGACGAACCCTCCGTGGTTGCGGTCCAGAGCAATTCCAACGGCACCAAAAAGGTTCTCGCGGTCGGCACTGAGGCCAAACTCATGCTGGGGCGCACCCCCGGCAACATTGTCGCCATTCGCCCCATGAAGGACGGCGTCATCGCCGATTTTGAAGTAACCGAGGCCATGCTGCGCCATTTTATCACCAAAGTCCATAAACGCAAAAAATGGGTGCGACCGCGGACCGTCATCTGCGTGCCCTCTGGCATTACCCAGGTTGAGCGCCGCGCCGTCAAGGAATCGGCCGAATCCGCCGGCGCCCGCGAAGTTTACCTGATCGAAGAACCCATGGCGGCGGGCATCGGTGCCGGCCTACCGATCACGGAACCAGCCGGCAACATGGTGGTTGATATCGGGGGAGGAACAACCGAAGTCGCGGTCATCTCGCTGGCCGGAATTGTCTTTTCCCGTTCGGTCAGGGTTGGCGGCGACAAGATTGATGAAGCGATCTCCCAGTATATCAGACGCAAATACAATATGCTGATCGGCGAACGGATGGCCGAGCAGGTCAAGATTCAACTAGGCTCCGCAGCTCCGCTGGACGAGCCTGAAACCATGATGATCAAAGGCCGGGATACGGTCGCCGGCGTTCCCCAGACCCTGGAAATCAACTCCGACGAAATCCGTGAAGCCCTGACCGAGCCGGTCAACGCCATTCTCGACGCCGTGCGCGTGGCTCTGGAAACAACTCCGCCCGAGCTGGCCGCCGACATCGTTGACAAGGGCATCATGCTGACCGGAGGAGGCGCCCTATTGCGCAATCTCGACAGCCTGATGCGACATGAAACCGGACTGCCGATCACCGTCATCGACGAGCCTCTGACCTGCGTTGTCAGAGGCTCAGGAATGGTCCTTGACAACCTCACTCTGCTGCGGGAAGTAACCCAAAGTGATTAATATGGCGCTAACGTTTACCGAGTCGGTGACGCGGCAATTTTGGAACCTTCAACTAACAACTTGCAAGCTGTTGCCAGCCAAACCAAGCCATTATTCTGACACAGGAATTAACCTTTCCATTATTCAGTAGATGAACTCCTTAAGTCGTCGTCTGCCGCTGATTTTCAGCTCCGCTCTGATTTTTATCTTTTTCACGCTCTGTGTGAGTTTCGGCCTGCAGAAAGGCGGCAATCTCTTAAGCATCGCGGAAAGAGCCGCCCTGACCATGGTTTATCCTCTTCAGAAAGGCATTGACCTCGGTTTTTCGGGCTGCGGCAAGCTGTTCGACGGCTATATAAACCTGGTCGGAATCAAGGCCAGAAACCAGCAATTGGAAAAAGAGCTGGCTAGGGCTCGCTATCGTCTGGCCGAACTGGCGGAAATCAAGCACGAAAATTTACGCCTGCACAAATTACTCCAGTTAAAACAGCGTGATAGCCTGCTAGAACAAGGTCTGGCCGCCCATGTCATCGGTCGCCAGACCGACAATCTCTCGCATATTCTCATTATCGATCGCGGCTCCCGACAGGGACTGAAGCTCAACAATCCGGTCTTTACCCCGGAAGGTCTGGTCGGACGGATTGTCACCTGCGCTCCCCTGTCCGCCAAGGTTCTCCTCCTGCTTGACCAGAACAGCGCCTGCGATGTCATCGTGCAGCGCAACCGGGTCCGCGGCATCCTTCAGGGGGCCGGCAAACTCTGTCGCCTGGCCCATCTGCAGAACTCCGCCGACGTCAAAATCGGCGACCTTCTGATCACCTCAGGACTTGACAATATCTTCCCCAAAGGGATGACGGTCGGCACCGTCATCTCCGCCAACCGTAACGAGAACGATCTGAGTCAGGAAATCATCGTTAAACCGGAATTTGATCTGGATACCATTGAAGAAGTGTATATCGTCCCCTCATCATCCCCGGCCGAGTAACCCGAGGCGCGGTTCCAAACCATGAAATTATCGTTTTTGTCTCCACTGCCGTTTACCTTGGGAGCCCTATTTTTGAGCGCGATCGAATCATCCCTGTTTCCCCATCTCGGAGTTCCGGTTTATCTTATTCCGGATTTAAATCTGGCTTTGATAATCTTCCTGAGTTCACGCCCTCTCAAAGGAAGGGTTCTGCTTTCCGCCGCGGGCATTGCTCTGTGCGCCTCCCTTTTCGGCAGTTTCCCCGGTATCGGGCAACCACTAAGCTACCTTTTTATATTTTTTGCGGGCTACGGGCTCAACCAGACGATCTTCCTGAACAACCTTTTGCCGCAGGCGCTGGTCACGGGCCTGGCAAAAGCTATCATGACGGTCATTTACAGCCTGCCCAGCGTCGCCTCCCCGACCCTGGGCCTGTTCTTACTGCAAACCACGGGGGCCGCCCTGAGCACTGCGTTTTTCGCCCTGCCCCTGCTGTTCTTCCTGTTTACCATAACCGAGCGTTGCCAGCCTGACGGCGGCAATCAGCTCTCAGTCTGAAATGGGCGTCCCTTTCCCTCAGGCTTCCCGCGGTGCTCATGAGCAAGGTTGACAATCTCAGAAAAAGCAAGCGCGAACAGATTCTGGCCAATGGTCGACTGATCATGCTCGCCATGGCGGTGGTGGTTATCGCCTTGGTCATGCGACTCTGGTATCTGCAAATCGTCATGGGAGACCATTTTAAACAACGGTCACAGGATAACCGAATACGAGTCCGCCGCATCCGGGCCCTGCGCGGAATGATTTATGATCGCAACGGCAAGCTTCTCGCCGACAACTCCCTGGCCTTCAACCTGCAAATGGTTCCGGAAAATATCGATCAGATAGAAGAGGTCGCCACCATTCTGGCGGCTCAGATCGACAACCTCGAACCCGATGTGATTATCACCGCGTATCGGGAAACCTCCCCGGCTACCCGCCATCGCCCCCTGACCCTGAAAAAGAATCTCAGCCCGGATGAGCTGGCCCGAATCGAAGCCCGCAAATATGAACTGCCGGGGATTCTGATCGAAACCGAGCCCATGCGTGTCTATCCCTACGATGAAATTTGCTCTCACATTATCGGTTATCTGGGATTCATCAACGACCATGAACTCCGCCAACCGGCCTATCAGAGCTACGCCCGGGATGACCTGGTCGGAAGAAGCGGCATCGAAGCCCGCTACCAGGATCACCTGCGCGGCCTTGACGGTATACGCCAGGTCGAGGTCAATGCCCGGGGGCGTGAACTGGCCAGCCACACCGACCAACCTGCGCGCTCAGGAGGTCATCTGACCCTGACCATTGATATCGAACTTCAGGCATACGTTTTCAAGCTCATGGGCGAAGAGGTCGGAAGTCTGGTGGCACTGGACCCCAATAATGGCGAGGTTCTGGCCCTGGTCAGCACCCCGGCCTTTTCCAACAACCTTTTTTCAACCAGGATTTCCAGTGAAAACTGGCGGGAAATCAATGAAAACCCCTTTAAACCCCTTCAGAACCGGGCCGTGCAAGGCCGTTACCCGCCCGGCTCGACGTTTAAACCCCTGCTCGCCCTGCTGGCTTTGAACGACCAGATCGTAACCCCGGCGACCAAGTTCCACTGCAGCGGCTCCCTGACCCTGGGCGCCAGCAATTTTCGTTGTTGGAACCGTTACGGCCACGGCAATGTTGATCTGGCGGGATCCTTGCGTGAATCTTGCGATGTTTATTACTATAATCTGGCCACCCGCCTGGCAATTGACCGGATTGCCGCCTACAGCTCCGCCTTCGGCCTCGGACGATGCAGCGGCATTGAACTGCCGGAAGAAAAAAGCGGGCTTCTGCCCACCTCCTCATGGAAGTTGAAATACATCCACGATCAGTGGTATACGGGAGACACCTTGTCGGTAGCTCTCGGCCAGGGTTATCTGACCGCCACGCCCTTGCAAATCGCGTCCCTGTATGCGGTTTTCGCCAACGGCGGCACTTATTATCAACCCCATCTGCTGAAAACCGAGATAAAATGTGAGGTTTCCGGACCACCTGACGGCAACCGGCAAGGCCGGCCAATTGAAACCGGCAAGGCGCAGATGGAAACCGTGCGCCAAGCCCTCTGGCAGGTAGTTAACGACAAACGGGGTACCGCCTACCAGGCCCGCATCAAGAATCAGCCTTGGGAAATGGCGGGCAAAACCGGCACCGCGCAGGTGGTCAAACAGCACCTTGACGATCTGAAAAATCAGAAAAACACTCCTCGGCACCTTCGCGACCATGCCTGGTTTGCGGCCTTCGCCCCCTATGACAAGCCCACCATCGCGGTTGCGGTAATCATCGAACATGGCGGCCATGGCAGTTCAGTCGCGGCTCCGATTGCTCGTGAGGCAATCAAGTTCTACCTGGAAAACTAATGCAACCGCGAGCTCCGCAGCCCCAAGGCGGCCTTACGGCTCGCAAACAGGTACTTTCATCAGAACATTTTCTGCTATTTGTTGTCGCAGAAAATGTTGAAAAAAAACAAGAAAACAACCTGTAAGGCACTAAAAACCTTAAAGCTTGACCCGCAAGGATGAATCTTTAGATGTCGACTGAAATTATCCCGCAGAAACCCAAAGCCTGGGTCAAGAATAAGGTTTTGGCGCGCTCCCGGGCGCAACCGGCTTGTGGCCCAGCCGACATTAAAGGACATAGCGCCCCCAAATGACGATTTCCCCCGGAAATTCATATCGGCCGCATCGCATCGACAAGGCCAGTGATGACTTCATATCCCTGCCCGGAAGAAGGCTGATTCAACAACCCCTGGAGCGTAATCGTCTGTATGATTTTGATTACGCCACCTTGATCCTGACCTGCCTGCTGGTGGGTCTCGGCATCATGACCATTTACAGCGCTACCTACACCCCGGAAAACGCCGGCTGGCTCACGGCTTTCAGCCGGCGTCAGTGCAGTTGGTTCGGAATCGGCCTGGGCGTAGGCACCTTGGTTTTTGTTTTTCACTATAATTATCTCTATCATGCAGCCTACCCATTATACGGTCTGAGTCTGCTTTTACTGGTGGCGGTCGAGGTCGCCGGTTCTCAACACATGGGAGCGACGCGCTGGCTTTCGCTCGGGGGACTCAACCTGCAGCCCTCGGAACTTGTTAAAATAACCGTCATTCTCGCCCTGGCCCGTTATTTCAGTAATCGCCGGCTGCCCCCCCCCTATAATCTGAGAGAGTTACTGCCCCCCCTGGCAATCGTCTTACTGCCCTGTCTGTTTATCCTGAAACAGCCTGACCTGGGCACCGCCTTGCTGATCTTCCTGATTTCCGGGGTCGTGATCCTGATTGTCGGCATAACCAGGCGGACTCTGGCGACAATCATGACCGCTGCCCTGATCTGCGGTTCAATCGGCTGGCAGTTTCTTCACGACTATCAACGCCGACGGGTGCTGACCTTTCTCGATCCTGAAAATGATCCCCTGGGCTCCGGCTACCATATCGCTCAGTCCAAGATCGCGATCGGGGCCGGCAAATTCTTCGGCAATGGTTTTCTCAAGGGCACCCAGAATACCCTGCATTTCCTTCCCGAACAACATACAGATTTCATCTTTGCCGCTTATGCCGAGCAATGGGGATTCCTGGGCTGTATCATCCTGCTGACCCTCTATCTGGCCTTTCTCTTTCGCAGTCTGAACATCGCCATGGAAGCCCGGGATACCTTCGGAAGTTACCTGGGCAGCGGTATCGCGGCGATTTTTTTCTGGCAGATCACCATCAATATCGGCATGGTTTCCGGCCTCATGCCGGTGGTCGGCATTCCCCTGCCCCTCTTCAGCTATGGTGGCACTTCCATGCTGACTTCCATGATTCTGATCGGCATGCTTCTGAACCTTCATTTTCGCCGCAAAGGATAACGATTTTGTCGAGTAAAAAAAACAAAACCTCTTTCTTCTGCACGGTCTGCGGTTATCAAAGTGCTAAATGGCTGGGCAAATGCCCTGGTTGCGAGGAATGGGAATCAATGCGGGAGGCCCCAGCGGAAACCCCGGTCGAGCGTCAGGAAAACCCGCAACTTCTGGCCGTCATTGAAGAACTCGGAGAGAGCCACGGGCCGCAACCGCTTTCCACCCTGGATGACCGTGACCAGCCCCGCCGCCAAACCGGAATTGAAGAATTTGACCGGGTTCTGGGCGGCGGCGTGGTCGGGGGTTCGGTAATCTTGGTCGGAGGTGATCCGGGCATCGGCAAATCGACCCTGCTGCTGCAGATTCTCAACCAGCTGAGTCGACCCGAGTCACCCACCCTCTATGTCTCCGGCGAGGAGTCCCCGTACCAAAGTAAAATCCGCAGTCTGAGAATGGGGATTGAGAATCATCACCTCTACTTTCTGGCCGCCGCTGAAATTGACAATATCATCGGCCATTTTCGCAAGCTAAAACCGAGCGCGCTGGTGATTGACTCAATTCAGACCTGTCACTGCCCCGAGATAAAATCTCCCCCCGGCTCCACCAACCAGATCAGACAGGCGGCTTCCCATCTGGTCAAAATCGCCAAGCTGACCCGGACTCCGATCTTCATTATCGGCCATGTCACCAAGGACGGCAGCATTGCCGGGCCCAAACTGTTGGAGCACATGGTCGACACGGTCCTTTATTTTGAATCAGACACTCAGTATCCTTATCGCATTTTACGAGCCGTCAAGAATCGTTTCGGTTCAACCAATGAAATCGGGGTCTTCGAGATGACGGGCAGCGGCCTGATCGGAGTCGACAGCCCCTCGCGGATTTTTCTTAACGAGCGCCAGGTCAATTTGGCCGGATCCCTAGTCAGCGCCACCATCGAAGGTTCGCGGCCGATTCTGACGGAGCTTCAGGCTCTGGTCAGCACCGCGATTTCCGGCGGCATCCCTCGACGAACCACCCTGGGCATCGATCGCAATCGGGCCGCCCTGATGATTGCCATCATGGAAAAACGACTGCGCCTTAACTTCAACAACAAAGATATCTTTCTCAACCTTGTCGGCGGCCTGAAGGTCGTTGAACCGGCTCTTGACCTGGCCCTGATCGCCGCGGTTCTTTCGAGCCATCTGGATCAACCCGTCCCGCCGACCACGCTGGTAATCGGAGAAGTCGGCCTTACCGGTGAAACTCGCAGAATCAATATGATTGACCAGCGCGTCGCCGAAGCCATGAAATTCGGTTTTAAAAAAATCATTCTGCCCGACGGCAATCCGACCTCGTCGCCGGCCCGCAACCGGACCGTCATTCACGAAATAGCAACGATCTCGGAACTGGCGGCCGCCCTTTTCTCCTGACCAAGACCCTATGAAAAAAACCAGGAAAGCCGTATTTCCGGCAATTATGGGCTGCTGCCTCTGGCTGCTGGCGGTCGTCCCCAGCGGCGCCGCCCCCCGCAAAGAGAAACTGATTGCCGCCCAGATTTCCGTCATCAGCGAAACTTCCTGGCCGGCCTTTCAGGGCTATCTGGAAGAGCTAAAGGCTTGTGGCTATAACACCATCATTCTGCGAGTTTTTCATAATCGTGGCGACCGCTATCATGGTCCGATCGGTCATGAGGCTCGAAATAGGTTTATGGAAGGGGTCTACTTTCAGAACGGCGCCGTACCGGTCATCGCTGATCTGCTGACTCCGGCCGGCGCGGCCGCGCATCGTGTCGGTCTGCGCGTCATCGCCTGGATGACCACCCTGCAGGCCGCCTACGGCCGGAAAGTCGCCTTCCCGCTAACCAGCTATGATCTGGAAAAAGATTGTCTGTATGAGGAAAAACAGCTGCTTGATCCGAGCGAATGTTCCAGTCAAGGCTTGCTGCTGCAGATTTTTCGCGACCTGGCCGCCGGGCCGATTGACGGTATTTTACTGCAGGATGATTTGATGCTCCGCCATCATCAGGGTTTTTTCAAAAAGATCCCCGAACTTTCACCAAACCCTGATGATCTTTACCGGTTCAGCCCCGACCGACGTAAAATCACGGCCTACCGAAAGCGCTTTTTTCGCTGGCGGGATGACCAGGCCCTCATCCTGCAGGAGCTGGCCAATGCCATTTTCAGCGCTTGTCGGCAAATCCGCCCCGGACTGATCTGCGCTCAGAATGTTCATTATGAACCGTTCCTGAATCAGGACTGGGGCCGCAACTGGTTTGCCTGTACCCCGAAATCACTGGCCGCGTCTCAGGCCGACTACTTGATGGTGATGGCTTACCAGGACAGAATCAAAAGGGAACTTGAACTTGCGGACGATCACTTAAGTCCGATCATGGAACAGATTT
It encodes the following:
- the xseA gene encoding exodeoxyribonuclease VII large subunit translates to MTMAQFPDEFWLDQLGEAVEGQEERHVYSVSQLTGDIRLVLEDNFTPVWVAGEISTLRTPVSGHCYFTLKDERSQLKAVFFRQQRFASAYRLQEGDLVLCRGRISLYEPRGEYQMIVSRLEPQGLGELWRAFAALKAKLESEGLFRPERKKAIPLLPRTLALVTSPTGAAVHDILQVIGRRFAGVEIIVVPVVVQGERAAGEICAALERLERYWRERVDTIILARGGGSYEDLQPFNDERVARAIAAGSIPLISAVGHEIDFTIADFVADLRAPTPSAAAEMVIGSRREMVDRLHHLRRRLLQSGRLQTTRERRRLQMLALGLDRGAGSLLLSRRRLLELKARFFAGLRHRLRLVHQQLATREHCLRQVSPGLRLDSLNLKIETFAGRLQRAWSRQLHGRKIRLAAAGDRLRAGNPLAVLARGYAVVEKTGTGVVVRNCAELHPGELLDLRFHQGGARCRVERVIPFAPERMEKTNADE
- the mrdA gene encoding penicillin-binding protein 2, giving the protein MSKVDNLRKSKREQILANGRLIMLAMAVVVIALVMRLWYLQIVMGDHFKQRSQDNRIRVRRIRALRGMIYDRNGKLLADNSLAFNLQMVPENIDQIEEVATILAAQIDNLEPDVIITAYRETSPATRHRPLTLKKNLSPDELARIEARKYELPGILIETEPMRVYPYDEICSHIIGYLGFINDHELRQPAYQSYARDDLVGRSGIEARYQDHLRGLDGIRQVEVNARGRELASHTDQPARSGGHLTLTIDIELQAYVFKLMGEEVGSLVALDPNNGEVLALVSTPAFSNNLFSTRISSENWREINENPFKPLQNRAVQGRYPPGSTFKPLLALLALNDQIVTPATKFHCSGSLTLGASNFRCWNRYGHGNVDLAGSLRESCDVYYYNLATRLAIDRIAAYSSAFGLGRCSGIELPEEKSGLLPTSSWKLKYIHDQWYTGDTLSVALGQGYLTATPLQIASLYAVFANGGTYYQPHLLKTEIKCEVSGPPDGNRQGRPIETGKAQMETVRQALWQVVNDKRGTAYQARIKNQPWEMAGKTGTAQVVKQHLDDLKNQKNTPRHLRDHAWFAAFAPYDKPTIAVAVIIEHGGHGSSVAAPIAREAIKFYLEN
- the radA gene encoding DNA repair protein RadA; the protein is MSSKKNKTSFFCTVCGYQSAKWLGKCPGCEEWESMREAPAETPVERQENPQLLAVIEELGESHGPQPLSTLDDRDQPRRQTGIEEFDRVLGGGVVGGSVILVGGDPGIGKSTLLLQILNQLSRPESPTLYVSGEESPYQSKIRSLRMGIENHHLYFLAAAEIDNIIGHFRKLKPSALVIDSIQTCHCPEIKSPPGSTNQIRQAASHLVKIAKLTRTPIFIIGHVTKDGSIAGPKLLEHMVDTVLYFESDTQYPYRILRAVKNRFGSTNEIGVFEMTGSGLIGVDSPSRIFLNERQVNLAGSLVSATIEGSRPILTELQALVSTAISGGIPRRTTLGIDRNRAALMIAIMEKRLRLNFNNKDIFLNLVGGLKVVEPALDLALIAAVLSSHLDQPVPPTTLVIGEVGLTGETRRINMIDQRVAEAMKFGFKKIILPDGNPTSSPARNRTVIHEIATISELAAALFS
- the mreC gene encoding rod shape-determining protein MreC, whose product is MNSLSRRLPLIFSSALIFIFFTLCVSFGLQKGGNLLSIAERAALTMVYPLQKGIDLGFSGCGKLFDGYINLVGIKARNQQLEKELARARYRLAELAEIKHENLRLHKLLQLKQRDSLLEQGLAAHVIGRQTDNLSHILIIDRGSRQGLKLNNPVFTPEGLVGRIVTCAPLSAKVLLLLDQNSACDVIVQRNRVRGILQGAGKLCRLAHLQNSADVKIGDLLITSGLDNIFPKGMTVGTVISANRNENDLSQEIIVKPEFDLDTIEEVYIVPSSSPAE
- the rodA gene encoding rod shape-determining protein RodA → MTISPGNSYRPHRIDKASDDFISLPGRRLIQQPLERNRLYDFDYATLILTCLLVGLGIMTIYSATYTPENAGWLTAFSRRQCSWFGIGLGVGTLVFVFHYNYLYHAAYPLYGLSLLLLVAVEVAGSQHMGATRWLSLGGLNLQPSELVKITVILALARYFSNRRLPPPYNLRELLPPLAIVLLPCLFILKQPDLGTALLIFLISGVVILIVGITRRTLATIMTAALICGSIGWQFLHDYQRRRVLTFLDPENDPLGSGYHIAQSKIAIGAGKFFGNGFLKGTQNTLHFLPEQHTDFIFAAYAEQWGFLGCIILLTLYLAFLFRSLNIAMEARDTFGSYLGSGIAAIFFWQITINIGMVSGLMPVVGIPLPLFSYGGTSMLTSMILIGMLLNLHFRRKG
- a CDS encoding rod shape-determining protein, yielding MFSSLFGLFSSDLAIDLGTANTLVYVKGKGIVIDEPSVVAVQSNSNGTKKVLAVGTEAKLMLGRTPGNIVAIRPMKDGVIADFEVTEAMLRHFITKVHKRKKWVRPRTVICVPSGITQVERRAVKESAESAGAREVYLIEEPMAAGIGAGLPITEPAGNMVVDIGGGTTEVAVISLAGIVFSRSVRVGGDKIDEAISQYIRRKYNMLIGERMAEQVKIQLGSAAPLDEPETMMIKGRDTVAGVPQTLEINSDEIREALTEPVNAILDAVRVALETTPPELAADIVDKGIMLTGGGALLRNLDSLMRHETGLPITVIDEPLTCVVRGSGMVLDNLTLLREVTQSD